One Oceanicoccus sagamiensis genomic region harbors:
- a CDS encoding nuclear transport factor 2 family protein, with amino-acid sequence MKTIILTTLFCCLILPINALAGGHKEVLPMVDITVDPTVEAEVTAVIHETARRWSSQQFSTLLELWDPNEPFPTYLGEEQQQWFVGWERLNAYLDPPRPNPAVEAIRQEMFDIQVKQIAPDLAIAFFYMHFEMKVIKAKPFGEDIRASAVLRKTDKGWKYIHWAESPKNPKVYIEDLFEQDVKPGWDEFYKQAQKDKKAYWKEKRARKKAAKEAAKQ; translated from the coding sequence ATGAAAACAATAATTCTCACTACCCTCTTTTGCTGCCTGATACTACCTATCAACGCTCTGGCCGGTGGCCATAAAGAAGTTCTACCGATGGTCGATATCACTGTCGATCCAACCGTTGAAGCTGAGGTGACAGCCGTTATCCATGAAACTGCCAGACGCTGGAGCTCGCAGCAGTTTTCCACTCTGCTTGAGCTCTGGGACCCCAATGAGCCTTTTCCCACCTATTTGGGCGAGGAGCAGCAACAGTGGTTTGTAGGCTGGGAGAGACTCAATGCCTACCTTGATCCACCACGCCCAAACCCGGCCGTGGAAGCTATTCGCCAGGAAATGTTTGATATTCAGGTTAAGCAAATTGCTCCTGATTTAGCGATTGCTTTTTTCTATATGCACTTTGAAATGAAGGTGATAAAAGCCAAACCCTTTGGTGAGGATATTCGCGCCAGTGCAGTGTTGCGTAAAACCGATAAAGGCTGGAAATATATTCACTGGGCGGAATCACCCAAAAACCCCAAAGTCTATATTGAAGATTTGTTTGAGCAGGATGTTAAGCCTGGCTGGGATGAGTTTTATAAGCAGGCACAAAAGGATAAAAAAGCTTATTGGAAAGAAAAGCGCGCTCGGAAAAAGGCGGCAAAAGAAGCCGCCAAGCAGTAA
- a CDS encoding shikimate kinase: MSKIVIFGNSGSGKSTLARQLSHSQGLVHLDLDTLAWKPTSPPERVPIEQSSKEIGRFVSAHKAWVIEGCYSDLLALIVSTATEIIFTNLPVELCIENAKNRPWEPHKYPSKAAQDDNLAMLTEWIARYPERDDTFSFAAHKALYDAYSGKKTLYSNNDWS; encoded by the coding sequence TTGAGTAAGATTGTTATTTTTGGAAATTCAGGCTCCGGTAAATCTACCCTGGCCAGGCAGTTAAGCCATTCTCAGGGCTTGGTGCATTTAGATCTGGATACTCTCGCATGGAAACCTACTTCTCCCCCAGAAAGAGTGCCTATTGAGCAGTCATCCAAAGAGATTGGTCGTTTTGTTAGCGCTCATAAAGCTTGGGTGATTGAAGGTTGTTATAGCGATTTATTAGCTCTGATAGTCTCTACGGCAACAGAGATTATATTTACTAATCTCCCGGTTGAGCTCTGTATAGAAAATGCAAAGAATCGCCCATGGGAGCCGCATAAATACCCTTCAAAAGCTGCTCAGGATGACAATTTGGCCATGCTGACTGAATGGATTGCACGCTATCCTGAACGAGACGATACATTTTCGTTTGCCGCGCATAAGGCTTTGTACGACGCATATTCAGGAAAAAAGACCCTATATAGTAATAATGACTGGAGCTAA
- a CDS encoding VOC family protein, whose product MKPRISMIALAVNDIAKASQFYREVFGFPQIESAPAVAFFDLNGTWLGLSEREDLAKDATVSAEGTGYNAFSLAHNVTSESEVDQLMAEVLAAGAILVKPAQPADWGGYHGYIKDLDEHLWEIAYNPFEWVGPEDN is encoded by the coding sequence ATGAAACCAAGAATCAGCATGATAGCTCTTGCCGTTAATGATATCGCAAAGGCCAGTCAATTTTACCGTGAGGTCTTTGGCTTTCCGCAGATAGAGTCCGCACCAGCGGTTGCTTTTTTCGACTTAAACGGCACATGGCTTGGTTTGTCAGAGCGAGAGGATCTGGCCAAAGATGCCACAGTTTCTGCTGAAGGTACTGGTTATAACGCTTTTAGCCTGGCCCATAATGTGACATCAGAATCGGAAGTTGATCAATTAATGGCAGAAGTGTTGGCGGCGGGTGCCATATTGGTAAAGCCTGCTCAACCCGCTGATTGGGGTGGCTATCATGGATATATCAAGGACCTGGATGAACACTTGTGGGAAATAGCCTACAATCCTTTCGAGTGGGTAGGGCCAGAAGATAACTAA
- a CDS encoding GNAT family N-acetyltransferase: MNIRLMTRDDLMGASQVHKEAFRHEKLSFEWLECHLNAFPRFLGFVAEVDRVVVGYIIWAQKSGFRAETVLELEQIALLPEMHGQGMGRQLIYQSLPLVKGELVSQGSVIKHIVVDKKAYYPVETPCKPDWGAEIEAAITNLYTSQMKSLWSPEVC, encoded by the coding sequence GTGAATATACGATTGATGACAAGGGATGACCTGATGGGGGCTTCACAGGTACACAAAGAAGCCTTTAGGCACGAAAAGCTCTCCTTTGAATGGCTGGAGTGCCATCTCAATGCCTTTCCTCGATTTCTGGGCTTTGTTGCTGAAGTTGACCGGGTGGTAGTCGGTTATATTATCTGGGCACAGAAAAGTGGTTTTCGTGCAGAGACAGTACTGGAGTTAGAGCAGATTGCCCTATTGCCCGAGATGCACGGTCAAGGAATGGGGCGACAGTTAATCTACCAGTCATTACCTTTGGTAAAAGGCGAACTGGTCAGTCAGGGTTCCGTGATCAAGCATATTGTTGTCGATAAAAAAGCGTATTACCCCGTAGAGACTCCCTGCAAGCCTGATTGGGGGGCTGAGATTGAGGCTGCTATTACCAATCTCTATACATCGCAAATGAAAAGTCTTTGGTCACCGGAAGTTTGTTAG
- a CDS encoding MerR family transcriptional regulator yields the protein MLEPSNNDELPVIPGKRYFTIGEVSDLCAVKPHVLRYWEQEFPNLKPVKRRGNRRYYQREDVILIRQIRSLLYDQGYTIGGARQRMSGEETEVEAGDYKQMLRQMINELEDVLLVLKA from the coding sequence ATGTTGGAACCGAGCAATAACGACGAATTACCGGTAATTCCGGGTAAGCGTTACTTTACCATTGGCGAAGTCAGTGACCTGTGTGCGGTTAAGCCGCATGTACTGCGTTACTGGGAGCAAGAATTTCCCAATCTAAAACCTGTTAAGCGTCGCGGTAACCGCCGCTACTATCAGCGTGAAGATGTTATCTTAATTCGCCAGATCCGTAGCCTGCTATACGATCAGGGTTATACCATTGGTGGTGCGCGTCAGCGTATGTCCGGTGAAGAGACCGAAGTTGAAGCCGGTGATTACAAGCAAATGCTGCGTCAAATGATCAACGAATTAGAAGATGTCTTATTGGTGTTAAAAGCCTGA
- the ihfA gene encoding integration host factor subunit alpha, with protein sequence MTALTKSEMAEKLYEELGLNKREAKEVVEHFFEEIRHSLEDNEQVKLSGFGNFDLRDKSQRPGRNPKTGEEIPISARRVVTFRPGQKLKARVEAYVGTEQ encoded by the coding sequence ATGACAGCTTTGACCAAGTCCGAAATGGCCGAAAAGCTATATGAAGAACTAGGGCTGAATAAACGAGAAGCCAAAGAGGTGGTAGAGCACTTCTTTGAAGAGATTCGACACTCTCTCGAAGACAATGAGCAGGTAAAGCTGTCAGGTTTTGGCAACTTTGACCTTCGCGACAAGAGCCAGCGCCCTGGTCGCAATCCGAAAACAGGGGAAGAGATCCCCATTTCTGCCCGACGAGTGGTGACATTCCGCCCCGGCCAGAAGCTAAAAGCACGAGTAGAAGCGTATGTTGGAACCGAGCAATAA
- the pheT gene encoding phenylalanine--tRNA ligase subunit beta, with protein MKISEKWLREWVNPNVSTDELVEQITMAGLEVDGTEDVAGEFTGVVVGEILSIEQHPDADKLRVCQVAGGDEVVQVVCGAPNARAGIKIPFATVGAILPSDDAKGFKIKKAKLRGVESFGMLCAEKELQLSDADEGLMELAADAPVGTNLRDYLELDDTIIEVDLTPNRADCLSIAGIARDAGVLYKAEVTAPEIKPVAAQIDDTLPVEILAGADCSRYVGRVIRGVDVSKPSPLWMQEKLRRSGIRSIDAVVDVTNYVLLELGQPMHAFDLNRLEGGIRVRHAEQGEKLVLLDGQELELKAESLVIADHQKAVALAGIMGGDATAVNTETKDIFLESAFFTPVKIAGRARNYGLHTDSSHRFERGVDYELQVTAMERATQLLQSIVGGEVGPVIEVSSAADLPTSATIELREARIEKLLGLNIEKAEVTDMLTRLGLAVTENDQGWSVGSPSWRFDIAIEADLLEEIARIYGYNRLPVTNITADLKLKPKTETKIGLKAIRRQLVAKGYQEAITYCFVEPKAQQLICPQDDTVALANPISADMAVMRTSLWPGLLNTMEHNLNRQQNRVRIFESGLRFIPQADGLPEQDAMLAGAITGRREPESWSENGDLVDFYDLKGDLESVIALAGNNTELSFAKGEHPALHPGQTAAIKQGEAIVGYIGAIHPELQKKLGFAQTIYLFEVKLSAITESELPKFTELSKFPEVRRDLAILINREIEAGAVLETVQSVAGEDLRNLRLFDIYEGKGIDLKEKSLALGLTYQHSSRTLNEDEVNASVDRVVSELQSRFGATLRN; from the coding sequence ATGAAAATCAGCGAAAAGTGGCTGCGCGAATGGGTAAACCCCAACGTTTCTACCGATGAATTAGTTGAACAAATTACCATGGCCGGTTTAGAAGTTGATGGTACCGAAGATGTTGCCGGTGAATTTACTGGCGTTGTTGTCGGTGAAATACTTTCCATTGAGCAGCATCCCGATGCCGATAAATTGCGGGTTTGCCAGGTGGCTGGCGGCGATGAAGTGGTGCAGGTTGTTTGCGGAGCCCCCAATGCCCGTGCTGGTATTAAAATTCCTTTTGCAACGGTTGGCGCTATATTGCCTTCTGACGATGCCAAAGGGTTTAAGATCAAAAAAGCCAAACTGCGCGGCGTAGAATCTTTCGGTATGTTATGTGCCGAAAAAGAATTACAGCTTTCTGATGCGGATGAAGGTTTGATGGAGCTGGCTGCGGATGCACCGGTTGGCACTAATCTGCGTGACTACCTTGAGTTGGATGACACCATTATCGAAGTTGATCTGACGCCTAACCGTGCTGATTGTTTAAGCATTGCCGGTATCGCCCGTGATGCGGGTGTGCTTTATAAAGCAGAAGTAACGGCTCCTGAGATTAAACCTGTTGCTGCTCAAATTGATGATACCTTGCCTGTTGAGATTTTGGCCGGTGCTGATTGTTCACGCTATGTAGGGCGTGTTATTCGCGGTGTTGACGTTTCTAAGCCAAGCCCGTTATGGATGCAGGAAAAACTGCGCCGCTCAGGTATTCGCTCGATTGATGCTGTTGTGGATGTTACCAACTACGTCTTATTAGAGTTGGGCCAGCCTATGCATGCCTTCGACTTAAACCGGTTAGAAGGCGGTATCCGTGTTCGTCACGCAGAACAGGGTGAGAAGCTGGTCTTGCTAGATGGTCAGGAGCTGGAGCTGAAAGCTGAAAGCCTGGTTATTGCTGATCATCAAAAAGCAGTTGCCCTGGCCGGTATTATGGGTGGCGATGCGACTGCTGTTAATACCGAGACTAAAGATATCTTCCTGGAATCAGCATTCTTTACTCCCGTTAAGATTGCTGGCCGAGCCCGTAACTACGGTTTGCATACAGATTCATCTCACCGCTTTGAGCGTGGTGTGGATTACGAGCTGCAAGTGACCGCTATGGAGCGTGCTACGCAATTGCTGCAAAGTATTGTGGGGGGTGAAGTTGGGCCAGTTATTGAAGTCAGCTCAGCGGCGGATTTACCCACCTCAGCCACTATCGAATTGCGTGAAGCCAGAATCGAGAAGCTGCTTGGCCTTAATATCGAGAAAGCTGAAGTCACCGATATGCTAACCCGCTTGGGTTTGGCGGTGACTGAAAACGACCAGGGCTGGAGTGTAGGCTCACCTTCATGGCGCTTCGATATTGCCATTGAAGCCGACCTGTTGGAGGAGATTGCCCGTATCTACGGCTATAACCGCCTGCCGGTGACCAATATTACTGCTGATCTGAAATTAAAGCCCAAGACTGAAACCAAAATTGGCCTTAAGGCCATCCGTCGCCAGCTTGTGGCCAAGGGCTATCAGGAAGCGATCACTTACTGTTTTGTGGAGCCTAAGGCTCAGCAGCTAATTTGCCCACAAGATGACACCGTAGCACTGGCCAACCCCATTTCTGCCGATATGGCGGTTATGCGCACCAGTTTATGGCCTGGCCTGTTAAATACCATGGAACACAACCTCAATCGCCAGCAAAACCGTGTGCGTATCTTTGAGAGTGGCCTGCGTTTTATCCCTCAAGCCGATGGCCTGCCAGAGCAGGACGCTATGCTAGCGGGCGCTATTACCGGTCGTCGTGAGCCTGAATCCTGGTCAGAAAACGGTGACTTAGTCGATTTCTATGACCTCAAAGGTGATCTTGAGTCGGTGATTGCTCTGGCTGGTAATAATACCGAGCTGTCATTTGCCAAAGGTGAGCACCCGGCACTACATCCCGGGCAAACAGCGGCTATCAAACAGGGTGAAGCGATTGTTGGCTATATTGGTGCTATCCACCCCGAACTCCAGAAAAAACTCGGTTTTGCGCAAACAATCTACCTGTTTGAGGTGAAATTGTCGGCTATTACCGAATCTGAGCTACCAAAGTTCACAGAACTGTCAAAATTCCCGGAAGTTCGCCGAGACTTGGCTATCCTTATAAACCGAGAGATAGAGGCGGGTGCTGTGCTGGAAACCGTACAATCCGTAGCCGGTGAAGATCTTCGTAACCTCAGGTTGTTTGACATCTATGAGGGTAAAGGTATTGATCTTAAAGAAAAAAGTCTGGCTCTCGGCTTGACGTATCAGCATTCTTCGCGCACTCTTAATGAAGATGAGGTCAATGCCTCTGTTGATCGCGTGGTGTCAGAACTGCAAAGCCGGTTTGGCGCTACGTTAAGGAACTAA
- the pheS gene encoding phenylalanine--tRNA ligase subunit alpha — MENLESLANEAREAIASATDVAALDTVRVEYLGKKGSITGLLKGLGKLSAEERPAAGAEINKVKQALQELIGERKDSLEGAAVAAKLANETIDITLPGRGEATGGLHPVTRTIERIAEFFEAIGFETVEGPEIEDDYHNFEALNIPAHHPARAMHDTFYIDETTVLRTHTSPVQVRVMEATEPPLKVICPGRVYRCDSDLTHTPMFHQVEGLLISENSSFADLKGIVEEFLRVFFEKELAVRFRPSYFPFTEPSAEVDIQCVMCNGDGCRVCSQTGWLEVMGCGMVHPRVFEYSKIDTEKYTGFAFGMGVERLAMLRYGVNDLRLFFENDLRFLEQFR; from the coding sequence ATGGAAAATCTGGAGTCTCTGGCCAATGAAGCCCGTGAAGCCATAGCGAGCGCAACCGATGTTGCCGCGCTGGATACCGTTCGGGTTGAATACCTAGGCAAAAAAGGCAGCATAACCGGGCTATTAAAAGGTCTCGGTAAACTCTCTGCGGAAGAGCGTCCGGCAGCGGGAGCTGAAATCAATAAGGTTAAGCAGGCTCTGCAAGAATTAATTGGTGAGCGAAAAGACAGCCTGGAAGGCGCAGCGGTTGCTGCCAAGCTGGCTAACGAAACCATTGATATCACCTTGCCTGGCCGCGGCGAAGCAACCGGTGGTTTGCACCCGGTTACTCGTACTATTGAGCGTATTGCAGAATTTTTTGAAGCTATTGGCTTTGAAACCGTAGAAGGCCCAGAGATCGAAGATGATTACCATAACTTCGAAGCGTTAAATATTCCTGCGCATCACCCCGCAAGGGCGATGCACGATACATTCTATATCGATGAAACTACAGTACTGCGTACTCACACTTCCCCCGTGCAAGTACGAGTAATGGAAGCAACAGAGCCGCCCTTAAAGGTTATCTGCCCCGGGCGTGTTTACCGTTGTGATTCCGATTTAACTCACACTCCAATGTTCCATCAGGTGGAAGGTTTATTGATTAGCGAAAACTCCAGTTTCGCTGACCTAAAAGGCATCGTAGAAGAGTTTTTGCGTGTCTTCTTTGAAAAAGAATTAGCGGTGCGTTTCCGTCCCTCTTACTTCCCGTTTACTGAACCTTCAGCAGAAGTCGATATTCAGTGTGTGATGTGTAATGGCGACGGCTGTCGTGTTTGTAGCCAAACCGGCTGGTTAGAAGTAATGGGTTGCGGCATGGTGCATCCCCGCGTATTTGAATACTCAAAAATCGATACCGAAAAATATACCGGCTTTGCCTTTGGTATGGGTGTCGAGCGCTTAGCCATGCTGCGTTATGGCGTGAACGACTTGCGCTTGTTTTTCGAGAATGACTTACGCTTTCTCGAGCAATTTAGATAG
- the rplT gene encoding 50S ribosomal protein L20, with amino-acid sequence MPRVKRGVVAHRRHKKILKQAKGYYGARSRVFRVAKQAVIKAGQYAYRDRRQRKRQFRALWITRINAQSRANGLAYSRLIAGLKKAEIGLDRRVLADLAVHDKAAFAAIVEKAKAALA; translated from the coding sequence ATGCCTCGCGTAAAACGTGGTGTGGTAGCACACCGTCGTCACAAAAAGATTTTAAAACAAGCCAAGGGTTACTATGGTGCCCGTTCACGTGTATTTCGTGTTGCCAAGCAAGCTGTTATCAAAGCTGGTCAATACGCCTACCGTGACCGTCGTCAGCGTAAGCGTCAGTTCCGCGCCCTTTGGATCACTCGTATCAATGCCCAGTCTCGCGCTAACGGTTTGGCTTATAGCCGCCTGATCGCTGGTCTGAAGAAAGCAGAAATCGGCCTTGATCGCCGTGTTCTTGCTGATTTGGCAGTACATGACAAAGCCGCTTTTGCCGCCATCGTAGAGAAAGCAAAAGCAGCCTTGGCGTAA
- the rpmI gene encoding 50S ribosomal protein L35 produces MPKAKVHSGAAKRFKKTSSGYKRKSAHKSHILTKMTTKRKRQLRGTSQVHASDKVLIDRMLRAK; encoded by the coding sequence ATGCCAAAAGCTAAAGTACATAGCGGGGCAGCTAAACGTTTCAAGAAGACCTCTTCTGGTTACAAACGTAAAAGCGCCCATAAAAGTCACATCTTGACCAAGATGACCACTAAACGTAAGCGTCAGCTACGTGGAACTTCTCAGGTTCACGCCTCAGATAAAGTGCTTATCGATCGTATGTTGCGTGCGAAGTAA
- the infC gene encoding translation initiation factor IF-3, which translates to MKQKGKSKRATINDEIDAKEVRLIGAEGEQVGIVPIEEARQAAAEASLDLVQIADSDPIVCKIMDYGKHVFEAKKQQAAQKKKQVRTQVKEMKFRPGTEEGDYQVKLRNLVRFLEHGDKAKVTLRYRGREMAHQEIGMDLLKRIEGDLAELGTVEQFPKMEGRQLTMVIAPKSKKK; encoded by the coding sequence ATTAAGCAAAAAGGTAAAAGCAAGCGGGCCACGATCAATGATGAGATCGACGCCAAAGAAGTCCGCCTAATAGGTGCCGAAGGTGAGCAAGTAGGCATCGTACCCATCGAAGAAGCACGCCAAGCTGCGGCTGAGGCGTCACTCGATCTGGTACAAATAGCAGATTCCGATCCGATAGTCTGTAAGATCATGGACTACGGTAAACATGTGTTCGAAGCTAAAAAACAGCAGGCTGCTCAGAAGAAGAAGCAGGTGCGGACACAGGTTAAGGAGATGAAATTTCGTCCTGGGACGGAAGAAGGGGATTATCAGGTAAAACTACGCAACCTGGTACGTTTCCTTGAGCACGGGGACAAAGCCAAAGTAACACTACGTTACCGCGGCCGTGAAATGGCCCATCAGGAAATTGGTATGGACCTACTGAAAAGGATCGAAGGTGATCTGGCTGAGTTAGGGACTGTAGAGCAGTTTCCAAAGATGGAAGGTCGTCAGCTGACGATGGTCATTGCCCCAAAAAGTAAGAAGAAGTAA
- the thrS gene encoding threonine--tRNA ligase translates to MPVITLPDGSQRSFDNPVSIFDVAMDIGPGLAKASLAGKIAGELLDTSYLIDSDVELAIVTERDEEGLDLIRHSTAHLMAMAVQELFPGVQVTIGPVIEDGYYYDFASGHAFSEEDLAKIEKRMSEIVKDDMPIERVVMERDHAIKTFREMGEHYKVQIIEALPENEEVSIYKQGPWMDLCRGPHVPSTGKLKAFKLMKVAGAYWRGDSNNEMLQRVYGTAWTNKKELKAYLHRLEEAEKRDHRKLGKKYDLFHMQEEAPGMVFWHPKGWNIYKTIEGYMREQQALNDYQEIKTPQLVDFSLWEKSGHADKFGDDMFALKSEERDFAIKPMNCPCHVQVFNQGLKSYRDLPLRLAEFGSCHRNEPSGSLHGIMRVRGFVQDDAHIFATEEQIQPEVSQFIDFLHAVYKDFGFSDVIYRLSTRPEKRVGSDESWDKAEKALAQALDSKGLPWEELPGEGAFYGPKIEFSLKDCIGRIWQLGTIQVDFSMPGRLDAQYVSEDGSRQTPVMLHRAILGSFERFIGILIEHYEGAFPAWLAPTQAVIANITDKQSPFVKKVHESLKNKGFRVDADLRNEKIGFKIREHTIQKVPYLLVVGDKEVENQTVAVRARNGEDLGSMSIEAFEQLLTDDVARRGRVASAEEADS, encoded by the coding sequence ATGCCTGTCATTACTCTGCCTGACGGAAGTCAGCGTTCATTCGATAACCCCGTTTCTATTTTTGATGTCGCCATGGATATTGGTCCAGGCTTGGCTAAAGCGTCTCTTGCCGGAAAGATTGCCGGTGAACTGCTGGATACCTCCTATCTGATTGATAGCGATGTTGAGCTGGCCATTGTTACTGAGCGCGATGAAGAGGGACTGGACCTTATCCGTCACTCAACCGCTCACCTAATGGCCATGGCCGTACAAGAGTTATTCCCGGGTGTACAGGTGACTATCGGCCCTGTTATTGAAGATGGCTATTACTACGACTTTGCCTCCGGTCATGCATTTAGCGAAGAAGACCTGGCAAAAATCGAAAAACGTATGTCGGAGATCGTTAAAGATGATATGCCTATTGAGCGGGTCGTGATGGAGCGTGACCACGCTATTAAAACCTTCCGCGAAATGGGCGAACACTACAAAGTACAAATTATTGAAGCCCTGCCTGAAAATGAAGAAGTCTCTATCTATAAACAGGGCCCCTGGATGGATTTATGCCGCGGCCCCCATGTGCCTAGCACTGGCAAGCTAAAAGCCTTTAAATTAATGAAAGTGGCGGGTGCCTATTGGCGCGGTGATTCCAATAATGAAATGCTGCAACGGGTTTACGGTACCGCCTGGACCAACAAAAAAGAGCTAAAAGCTTATTTGCACCGTTTGGAAGAAGCTGAGAAGCGTGATCACCGTAAGCTGGGTAAGAAGTACGACCTGTTCCATATGCAGGAAGAAGCCCCGGGTATGGTGTTCTGGCACCCTAAAGGCTGGAATATCTATAAGACCATTGAGGGTTATATGCGTGAGCAGCAAGCCCTTAATGACTATCAAGAGATCAAAACCCCGCAGTTGGTGGATTTCAGTCTGTGGGAAAAATCAGGCCACGCCGATAAATTTGGCGATGATATGTTTGCGCTTAAATCCGAAGAGCGGGATTTTGCTATTAAGCCGATGAACTGCCCCTGTCACGTACAGGTATTTAATCAGGGCTTGAAAAGCTACCGTGACCTGCCATTGCGATTAGCGGAATTTGGCTCCTGTCACCGCAATGAGCCATCGGGTTCACTGCACGGTATTATGCGAGTCCGTGGCTTTGTACAGGATGATGCCCATATCTTTGCCACTGAAGAGCAGATTCAGCCGGAAGTATCGCAGTTTATCGACTTCCTGCACGCGGTATATAAGGACTTTGGCTTTAGTGATGTGATTTACCGCCTGTCGACTCGTCCTGAAAAGCGGGTAGGTAGCGATGAAAGCTGGGATAAAGCTGAGAAGGCCCTGGCGCAGGCTTTAGATAGCAAAGGCCTGCCATGGGAAGAGCTACCCGGGGAAGGCGCATTCTACGGCCCTAAGATCGAATTTTCTCTAAAAGACTGTATTGGGCGAATTTGGCAATTGGGCACTATTCAGGTGGATTTCTCTATGCCTGGTCGCCTTGATGCGCAATATGTCTCTGAAGACGGCTCCCGTCAGACCCCGGTTATGTTACATCGGGCAATATTGGGTTCATTCGAACGATTTATCGGTATTTTGATCGAGCATTACGAGGGCGCATTTCCCGCCTGGTTGGCCCCAACACAGGCCGTAATTGCCAATATCACGGACAAACAGTCCCCATTTGTGAAAAAAGTCCACGAATCCTTGAAAAATAAGGGCTTTAGAGTGGATGCGGACTTGAGAAATGAGAAGATCGGCTTTAAAATCCGCGAGCACACAATTCAGAAGGTTCCCTATCTGCTGGTAGTCGGCGATAAGGAAGTGGAAAATCAGACCGTGGCCGTGCGTGCACGCAATGGTGAGGACCTTGGCTCAATGTCAATTGAAGCCTTTGAACAGCTCCTCACTGATGACGTAGCCCGACGCGGCCGTGTTGCTTCTGCAGAAGAAGCAGACTCATAA
- the hisC gene encoding histidinol-phosphate transaminase: protein MTSPYWSDFVQGLHPYVPGEQPKVQDLIKLNTNENPYPPSPKVLQVINDEAINALRLYPDPSNSRLKQALAKHFALNEKQICLGNGSDEILAFAFQGLLKHSKPILFPDITYGFYTVYCGLYGIDYIELPLAEDFSINLADYQRDNGGVIFPNPNAPTGVGKSLDSIESLLKTNTNSVVIVDEAYVDFGSESAASLLESYPNLLVIQTLSKSRSLAGSRVGYALGHADLIEALERIKNSFNPYSIDRLAELAATASIEDVDYFNDCCQKIITTREWTVQQLQALGFDILPSMTNFVMAKPNSISAEALFTQLREHKILVRYFQKPRIEEYLRISIGTDKEMQALVTAIKSIL from the coding sequence ATGACTTCTCCCTATTGGAGTGATTTTGTCCAGGGATTACACCCCTATGTGCCCGGTGAGCAGCCGAAGGTACAGGATTTAATTAAGCTGAATACCAACGAAAACCCTTACCCGCCCTCACCTAAAGTGTTGCAGGTTATTAATGATGAGGCGATTAATGCTCTGCGTTTGTATCCTGACCCATCCAATAGCCGTTTAAAGCAGGCACTGGCAAAGCATTTTGCATTAAATGAAAAGCAAATCTGTTTGGGTAATGGCTCTGACGAGATTCTGGCTTTTGCTTTTCAGGGTTTGCTAAAACACAGTAAGCCCATCCTGTTTCCCGATATCACCTATGGTTTTTATACGGTTTATTGTGGCCTCTATGGTATCGATTATATTGAGCTGCCATTAGCGGAGGATTTCTCAATTAACCTGGCGGATTACCAGCGTGACAACGGCGGTGTTATTTTTCCCAACCCGAATGCACCTACTGGCGTAGGTAAGAGCCTTGATAGTATTGAGAGCTTGTTAAAAACGAATACCAATAGCGTTGTGATTGTGGATGAGGCCTATGTTGACTTTGGTTCTGAGTCGGCAGCCAGTTTGCTTGAAAGCTACCCTAACTTGCTGGTGATCCAGACCCTGTCCAAATCTCGCTCCCTGGCGGGTAGCCGTGTCGGTTATGCTCTTGGTCATGCGGATTTAATTGAGGCCCTGGAGCGCATCAAAAACTCCTTTAATCCCTATTCTATAGATCGTCTGGCAGAGTTGGCTGCTACCGCTTCTATAGAGGATGTGGACTATTTTAATGACTGCTGCCAGAAGATTATCACTACCCGAGAGTGGACAGTGCAGCAGTTGCAGGCTTTGGGCTTTGATATATTGCCCTCAATGACCAACTTTGTGATGGCCAAGCCCAATAGCATTAGTGCAGAGGCATTATTTACCCAATTGCGTGAGCATAAGATATTGGTGCGTTATTTCCAGAAGCCCCGTATAGAAGAGTATTTACGCATTAGCATTGGCACGGATAAAGAGATGCAGGCTTTAGTTACAGCAATTAAAAGCATTCTTTAA